The Phycisphaerales bacterium genome includes a region encoding these proteins:
- a CDS encoding suppressor of fused domain protein, whose translation MELDHAPRDEEALTAIEAHIAQYLGTPDIVLHEVQSELIHLDVHRIPPTDARPCITFVTTGMSDLPMKVPPEEEVSPYAELMISLPPDWPCDEEAWRDERHYWPIRLLKNAARFAHWCETWIGYGHSLQFGHETEPFAADTKLCAALVVPSVSVPSDLWRVEARPGKIVQIFAVMPIYAEELAYKIEQGAEALLARFDAADLLDVVDPQRPNVCR comes from the coding sequence ATGGAACTTGACCACGCTCCGCGTGATGAAGAGGCACTCACGGCAATCGAAGCGCACATCGCGCAATACCTGGGTACGCCCGATATTGTGCTCCATGAGGTGCAGTCCGAGTTGATTCACCTCGACGTGCATCGCATTCCCCCGACGGATGCCCGTCCGTGCATCACTTTTGTGACGACCGGAATGAGCGATCTGCCCATGAAAGTCCCGCCGGAGGAGGAGGTCTCGCCCTACGCCGAATTGATGATTTCACTTCCGCCCGATTGGCCGTGTGATGAGGAGGCCTGGCGGGACGAACGGCATTACTGGCCGATTCGGCTACTGAAGAACGCGGCGCGATTTGCGCATTGGTGCGAGACATGGATCGGGTACGGGCACTCGTTGCAGTTCGGTCATGAGACTGAGCCCTTCGCCGCAGACACCAAGCTGTGCGCTGCACTGGTCGTGCCGTCGGTCAGCGTTCCGTCGGACTTGTGGCGTGTGGAGGCCCGGCCGGGAAAGATCGTCCAGATCTTTGCCGTGATGCCGATCTACGCGGAGGAGTTGGCGTACAAAATCGAACAGGGTGCGGAGGCGCTGCTGGCGCGGTTTGACGCGGCGGACCTGCTGGACGTCGTCGATCCGCAGCGGCCGAACGTATGTCGGTAA
- a CDS encoding discoidin domain-containing protein encodes MLFHPRFATTVLLFTFGLTPPALTATLTLQNGREVTPYPAPWGNDRYGYYGTLDTLISPDAPDANFGRALEIGLVGGSQQRVLIQFRELNRAIGPNKQVTTATLRLHTVPGAWNPSTAEVRVFRVLHPWRQGGANGAPQYWTATWNARMASDDPDRALSWIVPGAAGVGTDRAATATAVTTTTANYNAAQGTWLITGLGPDVQDFYTDVNANFGWIIEFVEPANATGENRFYASEHPIRALRPELIITYFDAPPAARDLDLDVGYIEHTPEYLRYNPAYESKQFHNEGVGLMKNPGFANVQKWPANGATVTFTAHVFNKGLSQASGPFGYRWLIDGQVVATGTEPVGLVPGARTTYALNWIWDCDDFHGDLHRLSADNRDRTVTFEVDYEQVLVEQSRHNNALTDYMKAPGLGFYVEQSMYDMFHATQNQMGSYSFEAWLQWKIRVWNESYFEMSRFPDFGEDGALERVRIQRIEVWPDGTLDPGGNHIPMATGTNYLLDGEWGFRPDQGYVNKWSKMIEWALLHECMHQLGKIDLYTMNMDAGTPSNPLKVQVKDGRPHYLTRGYFPPWGGLMGGGDTRYASNYEGTGLLAGWDVGAISANVGYRRGFYGEQIYDLPETVKLRALDAGGAPIPFASFKIWQSRSGLTPDESLYSWQPIFAGQADADGVVTLPNVGTLDDGFTTLTGHTLRPNPWGRVHVVGLNGSFLVRVDGYGQQDYTFVRVIEANVRYWAGETDETTLDLPVQIAPTTNLGLQNLALGRPASSNVGGTPSFATDGNLNTRWDPGNTGIGAYLQVDLGAVHDIAKIVLVHNGFGGDFFQRFRVELSHTGTFNGEQSLFAREDVSWGIAIGTRRDIDPVNEQLTQVAYAGVPTPGRYLRITCEAAHWTKLSELQVYPALPGEDITPPATITDLSVQDVGATAAVLTWTTPGDDGMLGTASGFDPRYATAPITSANFAQATAVPNPPTPVTVGAPVTYFLSDLTPHTTYWFAVRAVDDVGNWSELSNVVLFTTTSLEPDVALTTRVTPHNSSWASSLASDGQTLYFLRRDSLSFYGSPDGGQSWSPLPGPQSALGGSHGDWASGVLAHHTGSGEAGSLYLSHRDSGGTQRLARYDLASDSWLWTDRWVVFSHGLAITGNHLFGIARAWGWNTGGAVQRHNLADPFQVFSERSNMANIQGEAHDWFSRATQLAARDGWVYAIKNDWTSPQGTGDRVFGFATAEFNPSILTGTLPADLTNWGAWQGRSTPAVDFGQLPFEIGYGAALVALPPHWSADVGSQGGLFILAGSSPANNEGWGNPSALAAVFDLATRSFKLVALPGTSGTGGSAVFHDGAVYVKRGESNGNYNNDLWILAPSQSFCPGDMNCDTLVNFADISLFIAAIKAGSPANWTYDPAGGVCAYENGDLNGDGLVNFADISGFIAAIKAAPPPCATRP; translated from the coding sequence TTGCTGTTTCACCCCCGCTTTGCCACGACCGTGCTCTTGTTTACGTTCGGTCTCACACCTCCCGCTCTGACTGCCACCCTCACGCTGCAAAACGGCCGCGAGGTAACACCTTACCCCGCCCCCTGGGGCAATGACCGCTACGGCTATTACGGAACGCTCGACACCTTGATCTCGCCCGATGCTCCCGACGCCAACTTCGGCCGCGCGCTTGAGATCGGGCTCGTCGGTGGCTCGCAGCAGCGCGTGCTGATCCAGTTCCGCGAGCTCAACCGTGCCATCGGCCCCAACAAGCAAGTCACCACCGCCACGTTGCGCCTGCATACCGTTCCGGGCGCGTGGAATCCGTCCACCGCCGAGGTGCGTGTCTTCCGCGTCCTGCATCCCTGGCGCCAGGGCGGCGCCAACGGCGCGCCGCAGTACTGGACTGCAACGTGGAACGCCCGCATGGCGAGCGACGATCCGGACCGCGCTCTGAGCTGGATCGTCCCGGGCGCCGCCGGGGTCGGTACGGACCGCGCCGCCACGGCGACCGCCGTAACCACCACCACTGCGAACTACAACGCAGCGCAGGGCACCTGGCTGATCACTGGTCTTGGCCCCGATGTGCAGGATTTCTACACGGATGTGAACGCCAATTTCGGCTGGATCATCGAGTTCGTTGAACCCGCCAACGCCACGGGTGAAAACCGCTTCTACGCGAGCGAGCATCCGATCCGCGCGTTGCGCCCGGAACTCATCATTACCTACTTCGACGCACCACCGGCCGCCCGTGACCTCGACCTCGATGTCGGCTATATCGAGCATACCCCGGAATATCTGCGTTACAACCCGGCCTACGAGTCCAAACAGTTCCACAACGAAGGCGTGGGGCTGATGAAGAACCCTGGCTTCGCGAACGTGCAGAAGTGGCCCGCGAACGGCGCGACGGTGACCTTCACCGCCCACGTCTTCAACAAGGGACTGTCACAAGCCAGCGGTCCGTTCGGCTATCGCTGGCTGATCGACGGCCAGGTTGTGGCCACGGGCACCGAACCTGTCGGTCTGGTGCCCGGCGCGCGTACCACCTACGCGCTGAACTGGATCTGGGACTGCGACGACTTCCATGGTGATCTGCACCGGCTCTCGGCGGATAATCGCGACCGCACGGTGACATTCGAGGTCGACTACGAGCAGGTTCTGGTAGAACAGAGTCGGCACAACAACGCACTGACCGACTACATGAAAGCGCCCGGCCTGGGATTCTACGTGGAGCAGTCGATGTACGACATGTTCCACGCCACGCAGAACCAGATGGGCAGCTACTCGTTCGAGGCCTGGCTGCAGTGGAAGATCCGCGTCTGGAACGAGTCGTATTTCGAGATGTCGCGCTTCCCGGACTTCGGTGAGGATGGCGCTCTCGAGCGCGTGCGCATCCAGCGGATCGAGGTGTGGCCGGATGGGACACTCGATCCCGGCGGCAACCACATCCCGATGGCAACCGGCACGAATTATCTTCTCGACGGGGAGTGGGGCTTCCGCCCGGATCAGGGCTACGTCAACAAGTGGTCGAAGATGATCGAGTGGGCGCTCCTGCACGAGTGCATGCACCAGCTCGGCAAGATCGACCTCTACACGATGAATATGGATGCCGGCACACCGAGCAACCCGCTGAAAGTTCAGGTGAAAGACGGCCGCCCGCACTATCTCACGCGCGGCTACTTCCCACCCTGGGGCGGCCTGATGGGCGGTGGCGACACCCGCTATGCCTCCAATTACGAAGGCACCGGCCTGCTCGCGGGCTGGGACGTCGGCGCCATCAGCGCCAACGTCGGCTACCGCCGTGGCTTCTATGGCGAGCAGATTTATGACCTGCCGGAAACAGTCAAGTTACGCGCGCTCGACGCGGGTGGCGCCCCGATTCCATTCGCAAGCTTCAAGATCTGGCAAAGCCGCTCGGGCTTGACTCCAGACGAGTCGCTCTACTCCTGGCAGCCGATCTTCGCGGGCCAGGCGGATGCCGACGGCGTTGTCACTCTGCCCAATGTCGGCACACTCGACGACGGCTTTACGACGCTCACCGGACATACGCTGCGACCCAACCCCTGGGGGCGCGTCCACGTCGTCGGCCTGAACGGCAGTTTCCTCGTGCGCGTCGACGGCTACGGCCAGCAGGACTACACCTTCGTGCGTGTAATCGAAGCGAATGTGCGCTACTGGGCCGGAGAGACGGACGAAACGACGCTGGACCTCCCGGTTCAGATTGCTCCGACCACCAATCTTGGACTCCAGAATCTCGCACTCGGCCGGCCGGCGAGCTCTAATGTCGGCGGCACACCCTCGTTCGCAACGGACGGCAACCTCAATACCCGTTGGGACCCGGGGAATACCGGCATCGGCGCCTATTTACAGGTCGATCTCGGCGCCGTCCACGATATCGCGAAGATCGTGCTGGTTCACAACGGCTTCGGTGGTGATTTCTTCCAGCGCTTCCGCGTCGAGCTCTCACACACCGGCACCTTCAACGGCGAACAGTCGCTCTTTGCCCGCGAGGATGTGAGCTGGGGCATCGCCATCGGCACGCGCCGCGACATCGACCCCGTCAACGAACAACTCACCCAGGTCGCGTACGCCGGCGTGCCCACACCCGGCCGCTACCTGCGCATCACCTGCGAGGCAGCCCACTGGACCAAGCTCTCGGAGCTCCAGGTCTATCCTGCGCTTCCCGGCGAGGACATCACGCCCCCGGCAACCATCACCGACCTCTCCGTGCAGGATGTCGGTGCCACGGCGGCTGTCTTGACTTGGACCACCCCCGGCGATGACGGCATGCTCGGCACCGCAAGCGGCTTTGATCCGCGCTACGCCACCGCCCCCATCACTTCAGCGAACTTCGCGCAGGCCACGGCGGTCCCGAACCCACCCACACCGGTCACGGTCGGTGCACCGGTGACGTACTTCCTGTCGGACCTCACGCCGCACACGACCTACTGGTTCGCGGTCCGCGCGGTTGACGATGTCGGCAACTGGTCTGAATTGTCGAACGTGGTCCTGTTTACGACCACTTCGCTCGAGCCCGACGTCGCCTTGACCACCCGTGTAACACCGCACAACAGCTCCTGGGCATCGAGTCTGGCCTCCGACGGCCAGACCCTCTACTTCCTGCGGCGCGATTCGCTCAGCTTCTACGGCTCACCCGACGGCGGCCAGAGCTGGAGCCCGTTGCCGGGTCCGCAGTCCGCACTGGGCGGCAGCCACGGCGACTGGGCCAGTGGGGTGCTTGCGCATCACACTGGTAGCGGCGAAGCCGGTTCGCTCTACCTCAGCCACCGCGACAGTGGCGGTACCCAGCGTCTGGCCCGCTACGACCTCGCCTCGGACTCCTGGCTGTGGACCGATCGGTGGGTCGTGTTCTCACACGGCCTGGCGATCACGGGCAACCACCTGTTTGGCATCGCGCGGGCGTGGGGCTGGAACACGGGGGGCGCGGTGCAGCGGCACAACCTCGCCGACCCGTTCCAGGTTTTCTCCGAACGCTCCAACATGGCCAACATCCAGGGCGAAGCACACGACTGGTTCAGCCGCGCCACGCAACTCGCCGCTCGTGACGGCTGGGTCTACGCAATCAAGAACGACTGGACCTCCCCGCAAGGCACTGGCGACCGCGTCTTTGGCTTCGCTACAGCCGAGTTCAACCCGTCCATCCTCACCGGCACGCTGCCAGCCGACCTTACGAACTGGGGTGCGTGGCAAGGCCGCAGCACCCCGGCCGTCGACTTCGGACAGCTCCCCTTCGAGATCGGCTACGGCGCCGCGCTGGTTGCCCTGCCGCCACACTGGTCGGCGGATGTCGGCTCTCAGGGCGGGCTGTTCATCCTGGCCGGCTCGTCCCCCGCGAACAACGAGGGCTGGGGCAACCCCAGCGCCCTGGCGGCCGTCTTCGATCTTGCGACTCGCAGCTTCAAGCTGGTCGCACTGCCCGGCACCAGTGGCACCGGTGGGTCGGCCGTTTTCCACGACGGCGCGGTGTACGTCAAGCGCGGTGAGAGCAATGGCAACTACAACAACGACCTGTGGATCCTGGCACCGTCGCAATCCTTCTGCCCGGGCGACATGAACTGCGACACGCTGGTGAATTTCGCGGACATCTCGCTGTTCATTGCGGCCATCAAAGCGGGCTCACCCGCAAACTGGACCTACGATCCGGCCGGCGGCGTCTGTGCCTATGAGAACGGTGATCTGAACGGTGACGGCCTGGTGAACTTCGCGGACATCAGCGGGTTCATCGCGGCGATCAAGGCCGCCCCGCCCCCCTGCGCGACCCGACCATAA
- the atpD gene encoding F0F1 ATP synthase subunit beta, whose translation MAATTESTGRITQIIGSTLDAEFPADHLPAIYSGLRAQVKTTLSGETTEHTLWCEVAQHLGGSKVRAIALGSTDGLVRGMPIADTGRPITVPVGEVTLGRVFNLVGEPIDGRGPVNAVRYEPIHRQPPEFADLTPKTEQFETGIKVIDLLVPFVRGGKIGLFGGAGLGKTVVIQELIARIATQHGGYSVFAGVGERTREGNDLWLEMQEAKIGNTGKSVIDQTAMVFGQMNEPPGSRLRAALSALTMAEYFRDETGADTLLFVDNIFRFSQAGSEVSALLGRMPSAVGYQPTLGTEMGELQERITSTAKGAVTSVQAVYVPADDLTDPAPATTFTHLDAFVVLERAIAEKGIYPAIDPLGSSSRALDPGVVGERHYAIARRVQEILQRYRSLQDIIAILGVEELSEEDKLIVARARKIERFLSQPFFVAEQFTGFPGNYTKTEETLRSFEELCAGKWDHLSEQAFMYVGSIEMAAEKDERLKKQG comes from the coding sequence ATGGCAGCGACCACTGAAAGCACCGGACGCATCACCCAGATCATTGGCTCAACCCTCGACGCGGAGTTTCCGGCTGACCATTTGCCCGCGATCTACAGCGGTCTGCGTGCCCAGGTCAAAACCACGCTCTCTGGCGAAACCACTGAGCACACGCTCTGGTGCGAAGTTGCCCAGCATCTCGGCGGCAGCAAGGTCCGCGCCATTGCCCTCGGCTCGACCGACGGCCTTGTGCGTGGCATGCCGATCGCCGATACCGGCCGCCCCATCACCGTACCCGTAGGTGAGGTCACCCTGGGCCGGGTCTTCAACCTCGTGGGCGAGCCGATCGACGGGCGCGGCCCGGTGAACGCGGTCCGCTACGAGCCGATTCACCGCCAGCCGCCCGAGTTCGCGGACCTCACGCCCAAGACCGAGCAGTTCGAGACCGGTATCAAAGTGATCGACCTGCTTGTGCCGTTCGTACGCGGTGGCAAGATCGGCTTATTCGGCGGGGCCGGCCTCGGGAAGACGGTCGTGATTCAGGAGCTGATCGCCCGCATCGCCACGCAGCACGGCGGTTACTCGGTTTTTGCGGGGGTCGGTGAGCGCACCCGCGAAGGCAATGATCTCTGGCTCGAAATGCAGGAGGCCAAGATCGGCAACACCGGCAAGTCCGTCATCGACCAGACCGCGATGGTCTTTGGCCAGATGAACGAGCCGCCGGGCTCGCGCCTGCGGGCGGCGCTGAGCGCGCTGACCATGGCCGAGTACTTCCGTGACGAAACCGGCGCGGACACGCTGCTCTTCGTGGACAACATCTTCCGCTTCTCGCAGGCGGGCTCCGAGGTATCCGCGCTCCTCGGTCGCATGCCTTCAGCGGTGGGATACCAGCCGACGCTGGGAACGGAGATGGGTGAGCTTCAAGAGCGCATCACGTCGACCGCGAAGGGCGCGGTTACTTCCGTGCAGGCGGTGTACGTCCCGGCGGATGACCTGACGGACCCCGCGCCGGCCACGACCTTTACCCACCTTGACGCGTTCGTCGTGCTGGAGCGGGCGATTGCCGAAAAGGGCATCTACCCCGCGATCGACCCGCTGGGCAGCTCGAGCCGCGCGCTCGATCCGGGCGTGGTCGGTGAGCGGCACTATGCCATCGCCCGCCGGGTGCAGGAGATCCTGCAGCGCTACCGCAGTCTGCAGGACATCATCGCGATCCTCGGCGTGGAGGAGCTCAGCGAAGAGGACAAGCTGATCGTCGCGCGGGCGCGCAAGATCGAGCGCTTCCTGTCGCAGCCGTTCTTTGTCGCGGAGCAGTTCACCGGCTTCCCGGGCAACTACACCAAGACCGAGGAGACGCTGCGCAGCTTCGAGGAACTCTGCGCCGGCAAGTGGGACCACCTGTCGGAGCAGGCCTTCATGTATGTCGGCTCGATCGAAATGGCGGCGGAGAAGGACGAGCGGTTGAAGAAGCAGGGATAG
- a CDS encoding F0F1 ATP synthase subunit alpha, whose product MKFKADEIVSVIKEEISRFQSALDVAEIGRVLEIGDGVARVFGLAGAMAGEMLEFQNGAVGLVFNLEETTIGCVVLGDYLGIREGDEVRTTGRLLSVPVGPALVGRVVDPLGRPLDGKGPVQSEFRRPLEIIAPGIAARQPVKEPLQTGIKAIDSMIPIGRGQRELIIGDRKTGKTAIALDTILNQKGGDVICVYVAIGQKESTVAGIVETLRSYDAMDYSIVVVAGASDPAPLQYIAPYAGCTMAEYFMYEQGGHTLCVYDDLSKQAQAYRQMSLLLRRPPGREAYPGDVFYLHSRLLERACKMAEQRIIVKKGAPAGVEQGVNGKVYIGVQDEHALAHDLDALPDKEQHEVRKLKKSGGSLTALPVIETLEGEVSAYIPTNVISITDGQIYLEPDLFFAGVRPAVNVGISVSRVGGNAQVPAMKKIAGSLRLDLAAFRELEAFAQLGTELDPATQRQLDRGRRMVELLKQPQYEPLGVWDQVLAVHAGARGFLDDVPLNQVHAFEQALLKHYHDEHSDLLAELTHGRKLTDELDEKMKTVVRNFKRQFTEQAKAQ is encoded by the coding sequence ATGAAGTTCAAGGCAGACGAAATCGTCAGTGTCATCAAAGAGGAAATCAGCCGCTTCCAGTCGGCGCTCGACGTGGCGGAGATCGGGCGGGTGCTGGAAATCGGTGACGGCGTCGCGCGGGTCTTCGGGCTGGCGGGTGCGATGGCCGGCGAAATGCTCGAATTCCAGAACGGTGCGGTGGGGCTGGTGTTCAACCTGGAAGAAACGACCATCGGCTGCGTCGTGCTGGGCGACTACCTCGGCATCCGCGAAGGTGACGAGGTGCGCACGACGGGTCGGCTGCTGAGCGTGCCGGTGGGCCCCGCGCTGGTGGGGCGGGTGGTGGACCCGTTGGGACGGCCGCTCGACGGCAAGGGACCGGTACAGTCGGAATTCCGTCGCCCGCTCGAGATCATCGCGCCGGGAATTGCGGCACGGCAGCCGGTGAAGGAGCCGTTGCAGACCGGGATCAAGGCGATCGACAGCATGATCCCGATCGGGCGCGGGCAGCGCGAGTTGATCATCGGCGACCGCAAGACCGGCAAGACGGCGATCGCGCTCGATACGATCCTCAACCAGAAGGGGGGCGACGTCATCTGTGTCTACGTCGCAATCGGGCAGAAGGAGTCGACGGTTGCGGGTATTGTGGAGACGCTGCGCAGTTACGACGCGATGGACTACTCCATTGTCGTGGTGGCCGGCGCATCGGACCCGGCTCCGCTCCAGTACATCGCGCCCTACGCAGGCTGCACGATGGCCGAGTACTTCATGTACGAGCAGGGCGGCCATACGCTGTGCGTCTACGACGACCTGTCCAAGCAGGCCCAGGCGTATCGCCAGATGTCACTGCTGCTGCGCCGGCCGCCCGGCCGCGAGGCGTATCCGGGTGACGTGTTCTATCTGCACAGTCGCCTGCTGGAGCGGGCCTGCAAGATGGCCGAGCAGCGCATCATTGTGAAGAAGGGCGCACCGGCCGGTGTCGAACAGGGCGTCAACGGCAAGGTCTACATCGGTGTGCAGGATGAGCATGCCCTGGCGCACGATCTCGACGCGCTGCCGGACAAGGAGCAGCACGAGGTCCGCAAGCTGAAGAAGTCGGGCGGCAGTCTGACAGCCCTGCCGGTGATCGAGACACTCGAAGGCGAAGTCTCGGCCTACATTCCGACCAACGTGATTTCGATTACCGACGGGCAGATCTACCTCGAGCCGGACCTGTTCTTTGCGGGTGTCCGACCGGCGGTGAACGTCGGCATTTCGGTCAGCCGTGTCGGCGGCAACGCGCAGGTGCCCGCGATGAAGAAGATTGCGGGCTCGTTGCGGCTGGATCTCGCGGCCTTCCGCGAGCTCGAGGCGTTCGCGCAGCTCGGGACGGAGCTGGATCCCGCGACGCAGCGGCAACTCGATCGCGGGCGCCGCATGGTCGAGCTGCTCAAGCAACCGCAGTACGAGCCGCTGGGGGTGTGGGACCAGGTGCTGGCCGTGCACGCCGGGGCCCGCGGCTTTCTCGATGATGTGCCGTTGAACCAGGTGCACGCCTTTGAGCAGGCGCTGCTGAAGCACTATCACGACGAGCATTCCGACCTGCTGGCGGAGCTCACCCACGGGCGCAAATTGACGGACGAGCTGGACGAGAAGATGAAGACGGTGGTGCGGAACTTCAAGCGGCAGTTCACGGAGCAGGCGAAAGCGCAGTAG
- the atpG gene encoding ATP synthase F1 subunit gamma — translation MAKARAIVKRRKAVRNIRKITQTMQLIATARYQKCLQRAVASQPYTRKITEMIQTLGGQQAGDHPLLRPSSNETHALVLVITSNRGLCGAYNAAVLRCLMEHRRALQARGQQADLEVVGKKGINYLRFLRIPFGPTITNMEDSIAFARVAEMAERYMQAYQSGAVARVDVVYTHFVSVSTQRPQVAQLLPIEPPEVPAGGVPASRVEFEFSPAPGELLRKLIPEAVRLRLFQCFNDSIVSEQVARMVAMKAATDAAGDMTRFLTQQYNRARQSQITMELADIVGGANAVR, via the coding sequence ATGGCCAAAGCACGGGCGATCGTGAAGCGCCGCAAGGCGGTGCGGAACATTCGCAAGATTACTCAGACCATGCAGCTTATCGCGACGGCGCGCTACCAGAAGTGCCTGCAACGCGCCGTTGCTTCCCAGCCGTATACGCGCAAAATCACCGAGATGATTCAGACACTGGGCGGTCAGCAGGCCGGTGACCACCCCCTGCTGCGTCCCAGTTCGAACGAGACGCATGCGCTCGTCCTCGTCATCACGTCCAACCGCGGATTGTGCGGGGCTTACAATGCAGCCGTGCTGCGCTGCCTGATGGAGCACCGCCGGGCGCTGCAGGCCCGCGGTCAGCAGGCCGACCTCGAGGTGGTGGGCAAGAAGGGCATCAACTACCTGCGCTTTCTGCGGATTCCTTTTGGACCGACGATTACGAATATGGAGGACAGCATCGCGTTCGCGCGCGTGGCGGAGATGGCCGAACGCTACATGCAGGCCTATCAATCCGGAGCCGTCGCCCGGGTGGATGTCGTCTATACCCACTTCGTGAGCGTCAGCACGCAGCGGCCGCAAGTGGCCCAACTGCTGCCGATCGAACCACCGGAGGTGCCTGCGGGTGGCGTCCCGGCGTCCCGAGTGGAGTTCGAGTTTTCGCCCGCACCGGGGGAGTTGTTGCGCAAGCTGATCCCCGAGGCGGTGCGGCTGCGGTTGTTCCAGTGCTTCAACGACTCGATCGTCAGTGAACAGGTCGCCCGCATGGTTGCCATGAAGGCGGCCACGGATGCGGCCGGTGACATGACGCGTTTCCTGACACAGCAGTACAACCGAGCCCGGCAAAGCCAGATCACGATGGAGCTGGCAGACATCGTCGGTGGCGCGAACGCGGTGCGCTAG
- a CDS encoding HAMP domain-containing histidine kinase has translation MPQVLPTSHTGPGPSVTPPTLPATPALHAHDQLPTLTLHELSERLGWFVKIRWYAGAAALTLVLIGRYGFGVAFPLAPVVLIVTALLVYNAIFHVLVRRAYQQARISVTFVHHCANAQIICDMLTLAVLMHFTGGVENPFIVFFACPLVIAAELLPNRVAYLHALLGAVLINLIAWLEFSGWLPHIAVERVPPADAYHDVLSVMKFSVAVSLLPLAVVFLGGSISRRLRQREAELEVAHADLGDLERSKSFLMRQTSHDLRAPLDTLVSMLRAAVPEVHGHVAPRVAQLLDRAEQRATGLMHFVEELHRYATLREVMPTVPKAVVPLHEVVDESLDFHETQAVQHGLRLHRAVHAELYVWGNRETLSEVVGNLLSNAIRYTPPEGEIYVTAARYGDEIRIAVRDTGIGIPVAAQARIFEEFYRAPNAKEHARDGTGMGLAIVQRIVTAHAGRICVRSTLGQGTTFEVVLPAAHHGEPPSARVPEHA, from the coding sequence ATGCCGCAGGTGCTGCCCACATCACACACTGGCCCGGGCCCCTCCGTCACGCCGCCCACCCTGCCAGCAACTCCAGCCCTTCACGCTCACGATCAACTGCCGACCCTGACGTTGCACGAGCTTTCCGAGCGCCTGGGCTGGTTCGTCAAAATCCGTTGGTACGCGGGCGCCGCTGCGCTGACCCTCGTCCTGATCGGACGGTACGGCTTCGGCGTCGCGTTCCCCCTGGCCCCGGTCGTGCTCATCGTTACTGCACTCCTGGTCTACAACGCCATTTTCCATGTGCTTGTGCGGCGCGCGTACCAACAAGCGCGGATCAGCGTAACCTTCGTGCATCACTGTGCCAACGCCCAGATCATCTGTGACATGCTCACGCTGGCCGTGCTGATGCACTTTACCGGCGGCGTGGAGAATCCCTTCATCGTGTTCTTCGCCTGCCCGCTCGTGATCGCAGCGGAGCTGCTGCCGAACCGCGTGGCCTACCTGCACGCCCTGCTTGGCGCCGTACTCATCAACTTGATCGCCTGGCTGGAGTTCAGCGGCTGGCTGCCGCACATCGCGGTGGAACGTGTCCCGCCTGCCGATGCATATCACGACGTGCTCAGCGTGATGAAGTTCAGCGTAGCTGTGAGTCTCCTGCCCCTGGCGGTGGTATTCCTCGGTGGCAGCATCTCCCGGCGGCTCCGCCAGCGCGAGGCCGAACTGGAGGTCGCTCATGCGGACCTCGGTGACCTGGAGCGTTCCAAGAGCTTCCTGATGCGGCAGACGAGCCACGACCTCCGCGCCCCCCTGGACACGCTGGTCAGCATGCTACGGGCGGCCGTTCCGGAGGTGCACGGACACGTCGCGCCGCGCGTGGCACAACTGTTGGACCGGGCCGAGCAGCGCGCCACCGGCCTGATGCATTTTGTGGAGGAGTTGCACCGCTACGCCACACTGCGCGAAGTCATGCCCACGGTGCCGAAGGCCGTGGTGCCACTGCACGAGGTGGTGGACGAAAGTCTGGATTTCCACGAGACCCAGGCGGTGCAGCACGGCTTGCGTCTGCACCGCGCCGTGCATGCCGAACTGTACGTATGGGGCAATCGCGAGACGTTAAGCGAGGTGGTCGGCAACCTGCTGAGCAACGCCATCCGCTACACCCCGCCGGAAGGTGAAATCTACGTAACGGCAGCCCGGTACGGCGACGAAATCCGCATCGCGGTGCGCGATACGGGGATCGGCATTCCGGTCGCCGCCCAGGCGCGCATCTTCGAAGAGTTCTACCGGGCTCCCAATGCGAAGGAGCACGCCCGTGACGGCACGGGCATGGGACTTGCCATCGTGCAGCGCATCGTCACGGCCCATGCAGGTCGCATCTGCGTACGCAGCACGCTCGGCCAGGGGACGACCTTTGAGGTGGTATTGCCGGCCGCACACCACGGGGAGCCGCCGTCTGCCCGCGTTCCGGAACACGCGTAG